In the Thermodesulfobacteriota bacterium genome, one interval contains:
- a CDS encoding glycosyltransferase family 2 protein, producing MIIDITKSGYQKGYLPKEGIGVFHPFFATANAAFRKEALLKTGGFDPRCSTGEDIDLSIRVAKAGYELWFEPSAHITHFHRYTLRGLLKQWFNYGYGHAYLFKKHIRRRRLQFYRYDLSPNNKNPFGIARVFDIPFPVYGMVFLNSYHLMHFSLLIAVIAFLLSFFKLAILAMSTSVLAAAWYFGMRFDPRNPFKSLLFSGIRYIADGAYVLGGFIGGVKEGMIYLEATRTRKQG from the coding sequence ATGATAATCGATATTACCAAGAGTGGTTATCAAAAAGGATACCTTCCCAAGGAAGGGATAGGCGTTTTTCATCCCTTTTTTGCCACCGCCAACGCTGCCTTCCGTAAGGAGGCTCTTCTCAAGACCGGAGGGTTCGACCCGAGATGCAGCACGGGAGAGGATATAGACCTCTCCATACGGGTGGCAAAAGCCGGCTATGAACTCTGGTTTGAACCATCCGCCCATATTACCCATTTTCATCGGTATACCTTGAGGGGGCTCTTGAAGCAATGGTTTAATTATGGTTACGGACATGCCTATCTCTTCAAGAAGCACATCAGGAGACGTCGTCTGCAGTTCTACCGTTATGACCTGTCTCCTAATAATAAAAACCCCTTTGGAATTGCCCGTGTCTTTGATATACCTTTCCCGGTTTACGGGATGGTTTTTCTGAACAGCTACCACCTAATGCATTTTAGCTTGTTGATAGCAGTTATCGCTTTTTTACTCTCGTTTTTTAAACTGGCGATTTTAGCCATGTCCACGTCGGTCTTGGCGGCTGCCTGGTATTTTGGGATGAGGTTTGATCCCCGAAACCCTTTTAAATCACTTTTATTCTCCGGGATCCGTTATATCGCCGACGGGGCGTATGTTTTGGGTGGGTTTATAGGCGGCGTTAAAGAGGGAATGATTTATCTCGAAGCAACCAGGACACGAAAACAAGGATAG